ATTCTAACACAAGTAAAAAGAAATGTCAATAAAAAAACCCATACCCAGCAGTCAGAATAGCCAACAAAATCAAAATGGAGCCATGGCCACAGTAATTGTAACGGTTTGTGCTGTAATCATTACACTTGCCGTTGGATATAATTGGGGTTATTATCAAGGAACCCATAAATCACTTGAAAATACTGGGTTTTCGGTTAATAACGGTGTCGGGGTGGATGATGCTAACGAAATAAGGCTTTACCAAGGTCCGGTCGTCAAAATTGAAGGAAATATGCTATATATCACTGCAAAAGTGTATACAAATGAAACAATAACTGATAAAACTGTTACAATCAATACAGCGGATGATACAATTTTTCGTAAAATTGATTTATCAATCCCCCCTTTTGATCCGGACGAGGTTAATGGCGAGCAGGAAAATGCCCGTGAAAAGGTAATTGGGTTGAATGATATAATGATTGGAGATAACATAATAGCTGATGCCAGTGAAAACATTTTTGGAAAGACAAACATTAGATCATATCAAATTACGGTTCTTTCAACAGGACAATAACTATCAATAATTAAAGAAAGGAAAATATATGGATATATTGTTATGGGTCGTAGTAGGTTTGCTTGCCGTCGTCGGCTTATGGTTTGTTGCCACCTACAACGGTCTTATTAAATTAAAAAACAGGACTGACGAAGCTTGGTCGGATATCGACGTTCAATTAAAAAGAAGGTATGACCTAATCCCCAACCTTGTTGAGGCGGTTAAAGGTTATGCGACACATGAAAAGGAACTTTTTGAAAAAGTCACCCAGGCACGCAGTAATGCAATGCAGGCAACAACTCCGGAAGAACAAGGTAAAGCGGAGAATATGCTGTCCGGTACTTTAAAATCGCTATTTGCTGTTGCTGAGAATTATCCTGATTTGAAAGCGAATCAGAATTTTGCCAAACTCCAAGATGAACTTTCTGACACAGAAAACAAAATCCAGGCTTCAAGAAGATTTTACAACGGCAATGTCCGCGACTTCAATACAAAACTGCAGGTATTCCCTACCAATATGGTCGGCAATATGCTAGGTTTCAAAAACAGAGAATTTTTTGAGATTGAGGATGCGGCACAAAAAGAAAATGTCCAGGTAAAATTCTAGTCTAAATCATAATTCAGAACGAAGCGCGGGATAGTCTTCCGCGCTTCAATTGCCTAAAAAATGTATAATCAAATCGACTCCAATAAAAGAAAATCTGCAGTATTAATTGCTCTGTTTATCGTTATCGTCGGGCTGGTTGGTTGGGCATTTGGCGCTGTTACCGACATGGGATACGGAGGATTATTTCTGGCGGTAATATTTGCAGTTGTAACATCATTGTACGGTTATTTTTCCGGCGATAAAGTCGCTCTGTGGACTTCGGGAGCAAAGCAGGTAACAAAAGAGGAAAGCCCCTACGTTTATCGCATGGTGGAGAATTTATGCATTACTGCGGGAATTCCGATACCAAAAGTCCATATCATTTCAGACAGCGCGATCAATGCTTTTGCCACCGGTCGGGATCCGGAACATGCTTCTATCGCCGTAACCACTGGCGCTATTGAGAAACTGGAAAATGAAGAACTAGAAGGAGTGTTGGCCCATGAATTATCACATATTAAAAACTATGATATTCGCCTGATGACCCTGGTTATTATTTGCGTCGGGATTATTGCATTATTATCAAACTGGTTTTTTCGAATGAGTTTTTTTGGCGGAAGAAAAAGTTCTCGGGAAGGCGGAGGTCAAATACAACTGATTATTATGGTTATTGGGATTGTATTACTAATTTTTGCTCCAATCATCGGGCAACTGATCAAACTGGCCGTTTCCAGAAAAAGAGAATTCCTGGCGGATGCCTCCGGCTCGCTCCTGACCAGATATCCGGCCGGATTGGCAAATGCCCTGCAAAAGATTAATGATCAAAATATTGATCCAATGTTGAGGGCAAATAATTCAACCGCGCATTTGTATATTTCTAACCCTTTCGGTCAAAAAGCACGCAAAGGTCTGGCAAAATTGTTTTCCACTCACCCGCCGATTGAGGAAAGAATATCAGCTCTCCGTGCGATGGCATAATCAATCCAACTACATGAATCCAAATATTATAAATAAATTTACAACTAACCTCAAAAACACGCTTAAAACCGCGGCTGAGTTAGCATTGCAGTCAAAGCGCGAAATTGTTGATCCGATCGACCTTTTGAACGGACTATTGCAGCAAAGAGGCAGTATCGGTTCTGAAGTTTTAGCAAAAGTCGGTTTCCGGCAAAAGACAATGGATATAATCAATTCCTCACACACTAAAATTGATCCGATTGATTCTGTAAAAGGTTTGTCAAATTTAACACCTAGATTTTCTGAAGTTAGTAAAAGAGTGTTGGAAAAATCCGCGCTTATTTCTTCCCAACATCAGCATAAATATGTCGGTACCGAACATCTATTACATGCTTTAATAGAGATAAAGAATGGCGAGATTGAAAAAATGTTTGCTGAATCAAATATAAAAGTAGATGAATTAACTCAGCATTTAAATACAGTATTAAAAAGCACATCAAAATTCCCGGATATCACACGAATTTTTGAAATCAATAAAGAACTAAAATTAGCCGGAGAAAATGATGAGAAAGAAAATCTGTCCGCATCTGCCCTGGAATTTTTCTGTACCGATCTGACAAACAAAGATGTGCAAAAGAACATTGACCCGGTAATCGGCAGAGAAGAAGAAATCAGCCGGCTGATCCATGTTTTAGCGAGACGCACAAAAAACAACCCGGTTCTGATCGGCGAACCCGGTACCGGAAAGACTGCTATCGCCGAAGGACTTGCTAAGCGGATTTCAGAAGGCAATGTACCGGTCATTCTGCAGAATAAAAAAGTTTTAAGTCTTGATTTAAGCCTGGTTGTTGCCGGTACAATTTACCGGGGGGAA
This sequence is a window from Patescibacteria group bacterium. Protein-coding genes within it:
- a CDS encoding LemA family protein; the encoded protein is MDILLWVVVGLLAVVGLWFVATYNGLIKLKNRTDEAWSDIDVQLKRRYDLIPNLVEAVKGYATHEKELFEKVTQARSNAMQATTPEEQGKAENMLSGTLKSLFAVAENYPDLKANQNFAKLQDELSDTENKIQASRRFYNGNVRDFNTKLQVFPTNMVGNMLGFKNREFFEIEDAAQKENVQVKF
- a CDS encoding M48 family metallopeptidase; this translates as MYNQIDSNKRKSAVLIALFIVIVGLVGWAFGAVTDMGYGGLFLAVIFAVVTSLYGYFSGDKVALWTSGAKQVTKEESPYVYRMVENLCITAGIPIPKVHIISDSAINAFATGRDPEHASIAVTTGAIEKLENEELEGVLAHELSHIKNYDIRLMTLVIICVGIIALLSNWFFRMSFFGGRKSSREGGGQIQLIIMVIGIVLLIFAPIIGQLIKLAVSRKREFLADASGSLLTRYPAGLANALQKINDQNIDPMLRANNSTAHLYISNPFGQKARKGLAKLFSTHPPIEERISALRAMA